A window of Sphingobacterium kitahiroshimense genomic DNA:
AAATGCTGAAGAAAGCGGCTCCGGATCAACGACTCCCGCCTAATTTGGCACCAGAGGATTTTGAAGCCTTACCGCAGCATCCGGGCGTCTATTATTTTATGAACCAATACGGAAAGGTTATCTATGTTGGAAAAGCCATAAACCTAAAGAAGCGTGTTGCATCTCATTTTACGGGACATAATATCAATAAACAAAGACAGCATTTTTTAAGGGAGATCTATCATATCACATTTGAGGTGTGCGCGACGGAACTCATGGCGCTATTACTGGAATGTACAGAAATAAAGAAACTATGGCCGGCCTATAATCGTGCATTGAAACGTTTTGAGCCTAAATTTGGTTTGTTTAAATATGAAGCACAGAATGGCTATCTGTATCTTGCGGTCGGTAAATTGAAAAAGCACTGTCAATGTATTCAGGTATTTAATCTGGAATATGATGGGGTACAGGTCTTGCGGCAGTTGATGGTTAACTTTGAGCTCGATCATCGTATGTGTACATTTGGTGCTACAGAAATACCTTATGCAAGTAGGTGTTTTCCGGATGAACCGGATTTGCCGGAAGTTGAAAAACATAATGCGCAAGTGGAATTGGCTGTCGATCATCTTTTGGAGCAGCAACCTACCTTTGTAATCGTTGATAAAGGAAGAACACCAGATGAGAAAAGTTATGTCTGGGTAGAGCAAGGGAATTTTTATGCCATGGGCTATCTGGATGAATACGTACAATTCGAGTCGATGGAAGAT
This region includes:
- a CDS encoding exonuclease domain-containing protein; the encoded protein is MNKLKNITYAIVDIETTGGNARGSRMTEIAIVIHDGEKVIDRWESLINPEQHIPLAIFALTGIDNELVADAPVFGDIAQKVFDMLDGRIFVAHNVNFDYSFIRHQLEEQGYKWTARKLCTVRLSRKIKPGFRSYSLGKLCDSLAIPISNRHRAGGDAEATAILFSSLLQWDTEGVVDEMLKKAAPDQRLPPNLAPEDFEALPQHPGVYYFMNQYGKVIYVGKAINLKKRVASHFTGHNINKQRQHFLREIYHITFEVCATELMALLLECTEIKKLWPAYNRALKRFEPKFGLFKYEAQNGYLYLAVGKLKKHCQCIQVFNLEYDGVQVLRQLMVNFELDHRMCTFGATEIPYASRCFPDEPDLPEVEKHNAQVELAVDHLLEQQPTFVIVDKGRTPDEKSYVWVEQGNFYAMGYLDEYVQFESMEDIRSSLQRYPGNHYMIQLINAYMTKYPRKVTYLNDCQKAVVLPELTGDSDEESLILF